The genomic interval GATGGTATTGCGCAAGTACAACGTGTCTTAGACAAAGGTGTTAATTCAAAAAAAATTACCTTAGATGGTTTATCTCTTGGTGGGGGTGTTGCCACAATAGTTGCTAGTCATTTTCATAAAATAGGCAAACCAGTTTATTTGTGGAATGATCGTTCTTTTGCTTCAGTCTCAAAAGCAGCTGCTGGCGTGGTGGCTCCCGAAATAGATAATATTTTTGGCGAGACATTAGCAACATCGATTGAATGCACATCCTGGAGTTTAATGAAACCCGCAGGATGGGATGTTGACGTAGCCAAAGCCTATAACGAGATTCCAGATGAATACAAGAATCATATGTATGTAGCTAAAAAATCCACTCTTTCTTATGGTGATGGCGTAATTGCACATCGTGCATCATTACATGAGGGAGTAAAACAAGATGAAAAGAAAAAAGGAATTAGAACGGGCCATAAAGTATATGCACAAAATGGTTTTTTTGGTGGGGGGCATAATATGTCGCGAAGTGATTTAGTGAGTGCAGAAAACACTTCTCTAACTGGACAAGATCAATTCGAAAATTTCATGAAAAATCACACAAACAACGGCTTCTAAAAACGAATGAAGTGAATTAGTTTCGACTTAATCTGACACAAGTACTTGAAAAAGAGAGAGTTTCCGGTTTTGATAGAAGTGCGAACTTGAAACAAAACCAAAAGGAAAACTCTCATGATAGATAA from Legionella sainthelensi carries:
- a CDS encoding SidB protein, with protein sequence MFRYEAPNPYNNEGSFFSFLSSSSVSSSQRIGKLVLPAQWREPKILGEITLNQFAHANGLVIQGGYVGTHDSAVLDTIELKPKTESNTSLKNQHYIIKFNGNGMFYQDALYDYAYDANQLNLTIIGFNYRGVGNSKKPPETFQDLVTDGIAQVQRVLDKGVNSKKITLDGLSLGGGVATIVASHFHKIGKPVYLWNDRSFASVSKAAAGVVAPEIDNIFGETLATSIECTSWSLMKPAGWDVDVAKAYNEIPDEYKNHMYVAKKSTLSYGDGVIAHRASLHEGVKQDEKKKGIRTGHKVYAQNGFFGGGHNMSRSDLVSAENTSLTGQDQFENFMKNHTNNGF